In Astyanax mexicanus isolate ESR-SI-001 chromosome 7, AstMex3_surface, whole genome shotgun sequence, the genomic stretch GTACATTAAAAAAGGCAGATCTGCAATAAACTCTGCAATATATTTGCTACAGACATGCATGATACAACAATTTAATACTGAAATATTTACTTGATTTCATCGACCACACACTCGTAACCTATGAAATGTGATTAAATATGATTGGATGATTTGTGTTACACGTTgtggataaatggttaaaaacagggtCTATTAGAATGAAAGGTTGAGTTAAAAGGCAGTTCAGCTtgatacatttatttttgttctgtATTTGGTTACATTTTTGAGTTAATGTTGAGTTAATGTTTGTGTGGGCTACTTGAGTGTGTTGGAGGACCACAATAAAAATAAGCATCAGTGCTTTATTGTGTTTTAGTCCTCAGTGATTTAAAGTGTTTAATGTCTGTTGTTTTGTGTATGGTAGAAtttgtttcattatttaaaagtacaatCAATCAACAAATACAGCACATTTTTAGTAAGTAGTGGGTTAAGAGTGTAATCAATTAGCAACACCTGTCTTAGCATATTTCCAAATGCTTTATGAGTGGTACtgaattttatataattattgtagAATTATTGGTAGAATTGTTACCCATTAATTCctaatttattatgtattttcctACACTTCTAGGTGTTTCTGTTCCTGCACATAGCTGTGTGTTGTCTGCACTCAGCCCTGTGTTTTCTAGAGCCCTCACCAAGTCCCCTCCACTTGCTGTAGGGCATAGTAGAGTGCTCAGTGTCCAGGCTGTGGGGACCCGTTCCCTGCTGAAGCTGGTGGGGTTCGTGTACTCTGGAGAGATGGAAGGGGAGGGAATTGTTGAGCTAGAGGAGGTGACTGATACAGCTCGCAGGCTTGGCTTCAGTTCCTTGATAGATGGGTTGAAGGAGCTGATGAAGGGGCAGAAGGACAAAGCGATGAGGAAGCGGGAGATTGGAATGCAAACAGAAAatgcagaagagagaaaaagagatgcaAGTGTACAGATCCAGTCAGATAGACGGTGCTTAATCCATTCAGAGAGTCAAACAGACAGTCCTGAAGCTCACTTTACAGATATATGCACTGCACCAAGCTCTGTAGGCCTGTCTGGTGAATTGAGTTTTGTGCCTAGTGATGAGAACGCCAGTACTTCAGCTCCTGGAGTAAACTGCATGAAGGACGCTACCGCTTCCTCCAGTCTCAGTGAAGCAGCAGTTCTCCTCAACTCCAAGTGCTGCCAACCAATACAAAGAGAGAATAAAACAGGAAATGTTTCTGAGAAAACAGATCAATTGAAGACAGTCCATCACAGATCAAAGCTAAATGTCAAAGGCGTCCAGCCGGAACTGAACTCCAGCGTGTTGAAGAGCATTAAAAAAGCTGGCGGGAAAGATTTTCGTAAACTAGTTCAAAAACTTCATACTACTACATTCAAACAGCAGGTTGATGCACACATCTCACTGAAGATTAAACTGAAGAGGAGAAGAGGGACACTGTGGGAGATCATTAGTGTCCAAGAAGAGAGCGCGGCCGATGGTTCCTCTGCCTCAGTGACGTGTCCGGCCAGCCCAAGAAAGACACGCAGTTACACTAAGGTACAAGCTTCTCCtgtatgttttaaatagttactTAATGTGGAGCAGTTTACCTAAAAGAGGGCTTTTTGGGATCTACAGATTCCAGTAACTGATGGTAGTGGCTGCACATGCATCAGTCACAGCGTTAAAACCACCTCTTCATTTCCACTAGTAAATGAAGCTGAAATAATGGGCGCTACATTTAGATACAagaatgttttatttgttatggctgatcagtgcacATGTGTATTTATTATGGCCATatattaaacagatttttatacatgtagttttaCTACTATACTTCTGATGTTCTTCTGAAGTTTCTTTTTTGGCATTGGTGAATTTTCAGGTATGATGGTCTCAAtagtgtaatatttaaaaaagaaaattccaTTTCATTCTTATTTAGTGTAATTCTTGAATGTCTTAAGAATTTTGTCCATTTTCAAACTACTTTTTTACGTTGTAcctattgctgatacagatgtgcaaatgcacatttTATACTTGTTTCCAGATTCCAGAGATTGTCTTTCCAGAAATCTTGTTAAGTTTTGTTCAATTTTCAACTACTTTATTTTGCAACTATTGCTGATAAAGATGTGCAAATAAACGTTATATCCTTTATTCGTTTCCATATACAATATAAACATCAACaagaaacaaaatatttttagaaaAGTGTCCAATTTGATATACAGTTCATTACTTACATACATGATAGCTCATGCCTGGTATTAGAAATGGTGGCATTTTATGTTTACCTGCTGTAGAAAGTCCAATTGTTTTAACAATACCTTTCTACAGGACTTGGTCTTGGGGAACTGAATATAACAAAAACTAAACAGGTGGTGAAATATTGCAAGATGAGTAGGAATATTTTGAAAAAGGCCGTTTTCTTTATAGGTGTAAAGAAAACGGCCTTTAGAGGTGTAAAAATGCATCCAGCATTGATCTATGGATCAGTGGAACTCAGTGGGATCTTTCCTGATATTGCTAATTCTGTAAAACCTTTATAGTTCTTAGGCCACCTGATGTATCATTTGCTTGGTGAACATTTACTCATTTTTCATCTTCCCTCAGAATGGTGCCACCTGCTCACAGCCCCAGATGAATGGTCCTGGGGTACCCCAAAGCCCTTCTCCCCCAAATCCTCCCCTGCCTCTTGGCACTGTAACGCTTACCCCACCCTCAGACTTGACTTTATCTCCTCCGCATACCCCTGTTAGAAATCCTCCCTCTTCTCCTTTACAAATAGCACCCCTATCGCCAGGTGTGCCTCCAGCCGAAGAGTCGGATGAGCATATTGCGAGGTTGATGGAGGATATGGTTATGATGGGTCTGAACATTTTGCCCTCTGGGCCAATGGACAGGAAAAGCGACATGCACCACCTGAGTGACAAATGTGCACCATCTAAACTACATTTGGATCTGAAAGTAGGGCAGGGTGAGTCTCTTGGTACTGATGCTGTACCCTGCCTGTGTGTGGATGGAGGAGATTTAGGAGCTGATGGACCTGATGTTGTCAAGATCCCACCTTCCTTAGGTTGCTCTGCACAAGGAGAAGCAGGTAAAATAGCattatgttattgttattatgcaaacagacaagcgacttTGGTcagaatcacatccacattcaatgcaggagaccccacacacacactcagtatgtCAGGGCAGCATTCTATAGCTTTTATAGGTTTTTTAAATATCAGTGGACACAACATTGAAACGAATGGCACTTTTCACATCAATGTATAAAACAATGGAAAATTGATTATATGGATAAAAAAGAACTCAGTTCTAAGATTTCAGTTCCTGAAATTTTATTTCCAGTTAATCAACACCTTTAATTGTCTGGCTCATGTGAGAAAACAGTGGACTACAACAATTATTCCTCACCACCTGTGCATAATTTTTCTCAAGATCCTCATTCACAGTCAATCCACAGTGTGTCTCACATTCCTCACTGTGAATGTATAATGCTGTACACATGCTACAGGTGTGGCAGTACATGCAGAATCAAAGTTTTATCCTTAAACTGTAAGATATAAGCAATTCAGCATAATTGGCATGCTGTGTTTTGCTTTTGACATCTGACGAGTTCAGATAATACACAGAAGCTTGATTAACCTAAAAGCCGATGTATTGGGATCTGGAGCTTTCCTCCAAGCTTGTTGCCTGCAGAGTGATGCATTGGTAGCAGATTGGAAAAGGTGATTGCACCTCCTAGTATCAGGAGCATTGTAAGTGATAGAGGAGAGTCCAAGTGAGTTAGTGGATTGATTGCATTTTGTGAGTCTTGACAAACCATATGGTAACATATCTTGTGACCATGCCTCCTCTTGTGTAGGGTCTGAGTGTCCTGGTTCTAAGAACCAATTCAGATGTGAAACAGTGGATCTTAGGAACGTGACCTCAGAGGCAAGTCATCCAACATCATTTGCTGTTACTAAAGATGCTGACGCATCATTGATGTCCAGCCTTCCCTTTAGTACTGGAGGTCTTGAGCTACCACAAGAAAATGTAGTGGAGTTAAAGAATGCGTTGGATCATCTTCTTTGGACTGCAAATGATTGTGTGCATTCAGCGAAACAAACCAGGACCAATGAAACCACTGAAGAAGAGAACATGCAGTCTTCAGGAACAGACACAAGAAGTGCAACACACAGTGATTTAGCCAGACTTAATGCAGTTGTACAAACCACTAGTGGCTCAATAAATTCAGCTGCAGTAAAACAACAATCTGAAGGTGCATCTCTGAGGGATTCTAAAAGACTTACTAAGGACTCATCTAATGTTATACACCAAGAATTGGTCAAGCAAATATCAGGCTCTATTCATGGTTCCAGTTCCATTGCTGACAATAATGGGATAGATTTAAGTGAGATGAGACTGCCAAGATGTCTTTCACCTCTTGCATCAGAAGACGTAGTCACTGATGGTGATCGCCAGAAACATACAAAACTGGCCTGTACTGTCCTCTTGAGACCAGTTTCAATGCACCTGATTTCTTCTCCCCAGACAGAAACACTCCCTGACAAAACTGGCCATCAGAACCCATTGACTCCTCCATGTATAAAACCAAAAACTGCATCAGTGTCTGGTCGAAGTACACGCAGTTTGAGGTCATGTCAAGGTTGCATCAAAGATACCAATGATAGACGACTGGAACAGGTAATTACACCAAGCCTCAATAAGAGCAGATCTACCAAAAGGTCCAGCATTGATGTTTCTCTTGATGAGCCAAATAAGAAAAAACGTATGATGCTGGATTGTAACTCAAGTGGAGATAACACTAAATCAGTTAAGGTTGTGACAGAATGCAGTACAAGTAGAGAATCTGTTGTTGGCATCAAATCTACAAAATGCAGTGATTACTCTTGTACTGAGAAGACATATTGGCTCAGACCTGGTAAGACAGTCAGAAGAGATCAGACCGATCAACAGTCCAAGAAGAAGGTAACAAACTTGCAGACAAACCAGTCTTGCAAAAGTAAAGATCAAGTAGAATGCACCGAAGCTGTGGGTAAAAAAGATTCTGTTATGGTAAAACGTGGACATAGAAGACatcctaaaaaagaaaaagaccctGTAGAGTTGCAAGACAACACATCTGTGCACCAAGATTCGCAAACAACAGGAAGCCAGGTAAACCAAAAGCATAAAGAAAAAGAGGCACCAAAAGCAAAAATACTTTCAAAAGCTATTTCTGATGTGAATTTGaagaagaaagaacaaaaaaaatccaccagGCATGCTAGTCACACTAAAAGAAAAGGTATTGTTGATCAGGTTTTCCACCAGACTATTTTTACTGTTGGAAGCACTATTGCCGGGAGTTTACCTTCCATTGATCAGAAGCTACAGTCAAGGTCCATGAATGCGGAGATTGCTCAGATAGCTGAAAGGAAAAGAGGCATTGGCCCACCACTGCCTCACATCGTTAAAAAGTTTAGAACACTTATAGACCAGGATCACATTAGAGGAAGAAAGTTGGTGATCAGTGAAAAAGAAGTGAATGATTCAACTGAAAAAGGCAAGATAGAGAAGATGAtcaataaaggaaagatggataTGGACCAAAGTGAAAACGACAAGAATGTGGAGTCTGAAAACAACAGTGAGCAGTTGACAACAACCAAAAAGGGAAAGGGATGCTTGGTTGATGAAAACTTCGGAAAGGAAATGGATAAAAACCTAATTGATACAGTGTCTGAATCTATAAACTCCCTTAATGGTTCTTGTTCTGTCGATCTCAGGACTGTTGATGTGAATTGTAATCTCGATTCTGATTTGCCTACTGTTCTGTTAGCAGGGAATTTTGATATTAACTCCAGCAAAACAGATGACCTTCACAGTGAAACAGCTAAAAAATGTCTAGAAGACACTGAGAGGACCTCAGACCAGACTGATGATATCCCTTTAAAAAAAGATGCCCAGAATCACCAAGACTTCAACCAGGATTGCAAAAAGCAGCAAGTAGAATCAAACGAAGAAATGGGAGCCCTTGTAAAGGAAATCCGTATACAGAATGAAGAACATGAAGTTGAGGGAAGTGATGTTGACATAGAGGTGATGGAAGTGAGTGCTCTGGTTGCAGCAGCAGGTCATGGAGATGAGGCAGCTACTTCTGCCTGCTACGGTGGCAAGACTGAGATTGAGCTGGAGAAAAGTCAATCTAGTGTCGGGAAGAGTAATGGAGAGTCTGTTTCTCATGAGGCGGCACTAAGGGGGCCACTGCTCATAAGGACTGAAGTTCTGCATATCTCATCAGATGAAGATTACAGTAGTAAgtgaattttaaattacattatggactttattttgtattattattatgcagAGGTTAGATACGCAAGCCATTCTGAGAAAGGACACATTGTAGAGAACAGAACATAAGTGAGTGAGTTGTCAATGCAATGGATGTCATTAATGATGGAAATTCACCATATTTGCGTAACCTATCTGGACCTGTAAAGATGGCAATTCAAACCAAAAACAGGAATGGTAGTGTCCATAAATGCACACTACCACACTAACTAGTACAAATATTGCACTTCTATTACAGATGTGTTTAGTAATGtattatatgaaatataaaagtGTATGGTTTGGGACACAGTCATGGGTTTTTTCAGAGAGCGAGCTTTACTACAACTGCAACATGCACACTTTGTTTTTATAAAGCAATGCAATGTTATGTTATGCAATCATAATGCATACCTGCTTTTGGCTGAATCTTAAATACCTCCTCCCTCCTTACATACTGAACTACATAAGTTAAAACCACAATGTCTAAATGTACGGTAGATAGCCCTAAAtttcaaaatgaataaagataAGTGGTGTTCTATTACAATTAAATGACGTTCTGTTTGAATTTAGAATACATAATCTTTCTTTATAAGGTATAAGGTACCCCATATAGGGCTAGCATGGAAGTGTTTTTTCCTCTATGTGGAcggaaatatttaaaaaaatggagaGAGGGAAATACCCAGATACCTGTGAAATGTAGCCTTTATTTATTGAATCGCCTTGAGAATTCTGTCTGTATGAGAAAAATGGCAAGTACaaatgtatgtacagctctgaaggAGGAGACATATATCATGTATTTGAATGCATTACTGTGACATTATTTTGTTACATACAGAATACTTTACTTTTGAAGTAATGTCTGAGGAATGTGGCCCCTGTTGGATATGATTGTTTGGTGTTTTATCTTAAGAAGAACATATCAAACACCTAGTAGATATGAAAGCGAAAATCATTTCCTATTTTGACAAAGCTATTGTTTTAAAACCTTGGCTCACTGTTGGTTTTGGACAACAAATCTTATCAAACATCAGAAGAGAATTAACCTCCAACAGATCGTTGGCAATGCAGCGATGTTACTGTGTTTTTGTAGATAGCAATCTTGGAACAGACTTTCTCCAAGTTTATGGCGTTTTCGCCAGCTAAGGTAACTCTTACAGAAAAAGATTGATCGGATAACACTTTTGGCGTGAAGGCCACACTActaagatttatttaaatttcattaaGTAATAATTATCTTTGatgttttttattcatgtttttatgtCGCAGCTTTAATGCATACAGGATTACCAGCAATCACAGCCAACAAAGAAGAGAAGTCTTATCTCAGCATGGATTCCTCAACACTTGCAGTTAAACATGGATGCAACATTGAGACAGAGGGCCAGAAGTgtggggatgatgatgatgatgatgaggaggaggaggaggtagtTGTGGATGACCTCTCAAGCTCTCCTCCTGTTATTTTGGCAAATTCTTTAACAAATCAAGAAAGCATGACTGTTCTGACAGATGAGGAACTGAAgtcagaggaagaggaagatgttGATGTGACTGGATAGGACACAAACTGAACTCATCCTGATGTTTGCGAGAAGGAATCATCTTGAGTTTTCAGCAAAAGTGAGTCTAAATTGAATCTATAATGTTAAAGGCTTCACCAGTTAATCAGTGTTT encodes the following:
- the LOC111195959 gene encoding uncharacterized protein LOC111195959, encoding MWTYRQPAFALQLLHELQKQQQGGLHCDTLLQTEGVSVPAHSCVLSALSPVFSRALTKSPPLAVGHSRVLSVQAVGTRSLLKLVGFVYSGEMEGEGIVELEEVTDTARRLGFSSLIDGLKELMKGQKDKAMRKREIGMQTENAEERKRDASVQIQSDRRCLIHSESQTDSPEAHFTDICTAPSSVGLSGELSFVPSDENASTSAPGVNCMKDATASSSLSEAAVLLNSKCCQPIQRENKTGNVSEKTDQLKTVHHRSKLNVKGVQPELNSSVLKSIKKAGGKDFRKLVQKLHTTTFKQQVDAHISLKIKLKRRRGTLWEIISVQEESAADGSSASVTCPASPRKTRSYTKNGATCSQPQMNGPGVPQSPSPPNPPLPLGTVTLTPPSDLTLSPPHTPVRNPPSSPLQIAPLSPGVPPAEESDEHIARLMEDMVMMGLNILPSGPMDRKSDMHHLSDKCAPSKLHLDLKVGQGESLGTDAVPCLCVDGGDLGADGPDVVKIPPSLGCSAQGEAGSECPGSKNQFRCETVDLRNVTSEASHPTSFAVTKDADASLMSSLPFSTGGLELPQENVVELKNALDHLLWTANDCVHSAKQTRTNETTEEENMQSSGTDTRSATHSDLARLNAVVQTTSGSINSAAVKQQSEGASLRDSKRLTKDSSNVIHQELVKQISGSIHGSSSIADNNGIDLSEMRLPRCLSPLASEDVVTDGDRQKHTKLACTVLLRPVSMHLISSPQTETLPDKTGHQNPLTPPCIKPKTASVSGRSTRSLRSCQGCIKDTNDRRLEQVITPSLNKSRSTKRSSIDVSLDEPNKKKRMMLDCNSSGDNTKSVKVVTECSTSRESVVGIKSTKCSDYSCTEKTYWLRPGKTVRRDQTDQQSKKKVTNLQTNQSCKSKDQVECTEAVGKKDSVMVKRGHRRHPKKEKDPVELQDNTSVHQDSQTTGSQVNQKHKEKEAPKAKILSKAISDVNLKKKEQKKSTRHASHTKRKGIVDQVFHQTIFTVGSTIAGSLPSIDQKLQSRSMNAEIAQIAERKRGIGPPLPHIVKKFRTLIDQDHIRGRKLVISEKEVNDSTEKGKIEKMINKGKMDMDQSENDKNVESENNSEQLTTTKKGKGCLVDENFGKEMDKNLIDTVSESINSLNGSCSVDLRTVDVNCNLDSDLPTVLLAGNFDINSSKTDDLHSETAKKCLEDTERTSDQTDDIPLKKDAQNHQDFNQDCKKQQVESNEEMGALVKEIRIQNEEHEVEGSDVDIEVMEVSALVAAAGHGDEAATSACYGGKTEIELEKSQSSVGKSNGESVSHEAALRGPLLIRTEVLHISSDEDYSTLMHTGLPAITANKEEKSYLSMDSSTLAVKHGCNIETEGQKCGDDDDDDEEEEEVVVDDLSSSPPVILANSLTNQESMTVLTDEELKSEEEEDVDVTG